In a single window of the Candidatus Kaiserbacteria bacterium genome:
- a CDS encoding oligosaccharide flippase family protein yields the protein MRTQGFLHIQRLLTRLQTFSKTDIRYLLKGTALLSIGQIFATLSAFLLTVGLARVLDQAEYGQYAYILSLAGVVGMFTHSGMDTAVAQSIAKGFDRSLLLGFWSKLKWSTPIAIITMCAGGYYLFKDNEVLGYSLLVTGLTTPLLAGSSLYGAYFNGKKQFKKIAYDNALKNIAISASILLTAFMTHSVLYVVCAYFLSSTLISAARFYFLTKKVPPAREHDALAASSLVTGKHFSLMELFGNISMYVDKIIVFQLLGATSLAFYSLALAPTKQLQSVSRIMRALALPKFSTRSIRELKSAMRHKIVMFFLGSLFLTILYCILAQFFFIAIFPQYTEALLYSQVLSLTLLFMPSILHVQALTSLNQKKALYVVNIVKSVTKISFMVLLIPLFGIWGAIASFLLTQVATSFSVYYYFQKIKEE from the coding sequence ATGCGTACACAAGGCTTCTTACATATTCAGAGACTCCTCACTCGTCTACAAACATTTTCTAAGACTGATATTCGCTACCTTCTCAAAGGAACCGCACTCCTCAGTATTGGCCAAATATTTGCGACACTATCAGCGTTTCTTCTTACAGTAGGATTGGCGCGTGTACTTGATCAGGCAGAATATGGTCAGTACGCCTATATCCTTTCTTTAGCGGGTGTTGTGGGTATGTTTACCCATTCAGGCATGGATACCGCTGTTGCCCAATCTATTGCGAAGGGGTTTGATCGTTCCCTATTACTTGGTTTTTGGTCAAAACTGAAATGGAGCACCCCCATTGCCATTATTACCATGTGTGCGGGAGGTTACTACCTTTTCAAAGATAACGAAGTCCTTGGCTATTCATTATTAGTCACTGGTCTCACCACTCCATTACTCGCGGGATCATCTCTCTATGGAGCATATTTTAATGGGAAAAAACAATTTAAAAAAATTGCGTATGATAACGCCCTAAAAAATATTGCAATTTCCGCATCTATTCTTCTTACGGCGTTCATGACGCATAGCGTCTTGTATGTTGTATGCGCATATTTTCTCTCAAGTACGCTCATTTCAGCAGCACGCTTTTATTTCCTTACAAAGAAAGTTCCCCCTGCACGTGAACATGATGCACTGGCTGCATCCAGTCTCGTAACGGGAAAGCATTTTAGTCTCATGGAACTTTTTGGAAATATTTCCATGTATGTTGACAAAATTATTGTATTTCAACTTCTCGGAGCAACGTCACTCGCATTTTATTCACTTGCACTTGCTCCCACCAAACAACTACAAAGCGTCTCAAGGATCATGCGTGCACTTGCACTTCCAAAATTTAGCACACGTTCAATCCGTGAATTAAAAAGTGCTATGCGTCATAAGATAGTGATGTTTTTTCTAGGTTCACTCTTTCTAACCATTTTGTATTGTATTCTTGCACAATTCTTTTTCATCGCTATTTTTCCACAATATACAGAAGCACTTTTGTATTCACAGGTCCTGTCATTAACCCTTTTATTTATGCCCTCAATTCTTCACGTACAAGCTCTTACTTCTTTGAATCAGAAAAAAGCGCTCTATGTGGTAAATATTGTAAAGTCGGTAACGAAGATTAGTTTTATGGTACTACTTATTCCACTCTTTGGAATTTGGGGAGCAATTGCTTCATTCTTACTGACACAAGTAGCAACTAGTTTTAGTGTGTATTATTACTTTCAAAAAATAAAAGAAGAATGA